A region from the Equus quagga isolate Etosha38 unplaced genomic scaffold, UCLA_HA_Equagga_1.0 153_RagTag, whole genome shotgun sequence genome encodes:
- the LOC124233043 gene encoding LOW QUALITY PROTEIN: uncharacterized protein LOC124233043 (The sequence of the model RefSeq protein was modified relative to this genomic sequence to represent the inferred CDS: inserted 2 bases in 1 codon), protein KRRYSRNSEAERGHLPGNPLRGYHGNYRFRSGPLPNQPANTAVSASGYIWGHPVREHVLVLFSWPHKNRVGGRGGEDREEAGHLGSRDNHHFRFVPLYGPPRLGPREIRNLLPAAGCSLGKTATRTGRKLSETRVPSPVGPQVGVSGGRSQGEESGPTRRGRGKGGPPPPAAARSAGVRGPGDPGSAAVLPARRVAPLCGNTPKSGKSLFRFPKDRAVRRLPLHCVPGSEPSLICSDRFAPACFDVSDCPEEPAFSQRPRVVAGAVPTVHRXASSAPKAEEEGDRAGGLPLSVDYTYFASGHYHLLPHFPS, encoded by the exons AAGCGACGCTACAGCAGAAATTCAGAGGCCGAAAGGGGTCATCTCCCAGGTAACCCGCTCAGGGGTTACCATGGAAACTACCGTTTCCGGTCTGGTCCTCTCCCAAATCAACCGGCCAACACAGCCGTTAGCGCATCTGGCTATATCTGGGGGCACCCGGTGCGTGAGCACGTCCTCGTTCTGTTTTCCTGGCCTCATAAAAACAGAGtgggaggacgaggaggagaagACCGGGAAGAGGCTGGCCACCTCGGTAGCCGTGACAACCACCACTTCCGGTTCGTTCCTCTTTACGGCCCACCTCGGCTCGGGCCGCGCGAAATTCGTAACCTGCTGCCTGCTGCCGGCTGCTCTCTGGGGAAAACTGCGACGAGGACGGGGAGGAAGCTATCAGAGACTCGGGTACCGTCGCCTGTGGGGCCCCAGGTCGGCGTTTCCGGGGGCCGGAGCCAGGGCGAGGAAAGCGGCCCGACGCGGCGGGGACGGGGGAAGGGAGGACCGCCTCCCCCGGCCGCGGCTCGGAGCGCGGGCGTGCGGGGGCCTGGGGATCCCGGCTCGGCCGCCGTCCTGCCGGCCCGCCGCGTGGCCCCGCTCTGCGGCAACACCCCCAAGTCCGGGAAGTCGCTGTTCCGCTTCCCCAAGGACCGAGCCGTGCGGCGGCTGCCGCTCCACTGCGTGCCGGGCAGTGAGCCCTCGCTCATCTGCTCGGACCGCTTTGCTCCCGCCTGCTTTGACGTCTCCGATTGTCCAGAAGAGCCTGCCTTCTCGCAGCGCCCGAGGGTCGTAGCAGGCGCCGTGCCCACCGTGCACAG GGCCTCCTCAGCACCCAAGGCGGAAGAAGAGGGAGACCGAGCAGGCGGCCTCCCTTTAAGCGTTGATTACACTTACTTTGCATCTGGTCACTACCATCTTCTTCCCCACTTCCCATCTTAA